CGCCACCGGGGGGAGGTCCTCTTCGTGGGGGTGAACACCCAGGACAAGGAGGAGGAGGCCCTAAGGTTCATCGCCCAGTTCGGCCTCACCTTCCCCCAGGTCTACGACCCCCGGGGCCGGGTGGGGGTGGACTACGGGATGTACGGGGTGCCCGAGACCTTCTTCATAGACCGGGAGGGCCGGGTCCTCGCCCGGCACGCCGGGGCCATTGACGAGGCCACCTTAGCGCGTTACCTAGAGGAGGCCTTGCGATGAGGTGGGTTGTCCTGCTCTTGGCCTTTCTCCTTCCCGCCCTGGCCCAGGAGGCGCCGCCCCCAGACCTCTCCCCGGAGGTCTTCCGCATCGCCCGGGAGCTCCGCTGCCCCGTCTGCCAGGGGGAGTCGGCGGCGGAGAGCAACTCGGGGGTGGCGGCGGAGATGCGGAGGATCATCGCCGAGATGCTTCAGGAGGGGAAGACGGAAGAGGAGATCAAGGCCTTCTTCGTGGAGCGGTACGGGGAGTGGATCCTCTACGCGCCCCCGAGGCGGGGGGTGACCCTTTGGGTCTGGGTGCTCCCCGTCTTGGGGCTTCTCCTCCTCGGCCTTGGCCTCTTCGCCTACTTCCGGCCCAAGCCGCTTCCCAAGGAGCTTTTGGAGGAGGCGGAGCGCCGCCTTAAGGAGCCCCCGAGATGACGGCCACCCTGCTCTTTCTCGCCCTCTTCCTCCTCGGCCTCCTCCTCGCCCTAAGGCCCCTCCTCGGCCCCAGGGAGCCCTTCCCCGAGCCGCCTAGGCGGGAGGAGCTTCTGCGGGAGCTGGAGGTCCTCAAGGAGGAGGTGGAGGCCCTGGAGGGGGAGGAAAGGAAGCGGGCCCTCGCCCGCATGGTGGAGGTGGAAAGGCTTTTGGAGGGCTACCGCCCCCCCGCTCCCCGCCCCTTCAACCCCTGGCCCGTGGCCCTGGTCCTGGGGGCCGTGGTCCTCCTCGGGGTAGGCCTTTGGCGCTACACCCTCCCCCGCCTCCCCGGGGAGACCACGGTGACCCAGCGCCAGGAGGCCCGGGAGCTCAAGGCCCTGGCGGACAAGGCCAAGCGCACGGGGGAGGTGGAAGACCTTTTGGCTTGGGGGCGGAAGGCCTACGAGCTCCAGGCCCTTGACCAGGCTGCCGAGGCCTACCTGGAGGTCCTCAAGAAGGACCCCAGGAACGTGGAGGCGGTGCGCCGGGTGGGGATCCTCCTCTTCATGGGGGGAAGGCCGGAGGAGGCGAGGATTTTCCTGGAGATCGCCCAGCACGCCGACCCCAAGGCCGCGGAGGGGTGGCTTTTCCTGGGGAACCTCTACTTCCAGGAGGGGAGGATGCAGGAGGCCATCGCCGCCTGGGAGAGGTACCTGGAGGCCGGGGGCGAGGCCAAGGAGCGGGTGGAGGCCCTCATCGCCATGGCCAAAGCCCAAGCCCAAGGGGGAAAGGACGGGAAGAGCGTCTACGAGGCCCGCTGCGCCGCCTGCCACGGCCTCCAGGGGGAAGGGGGCGTGGGCCCGAGGCTTAAGGGGAACCCCATCCTAAAGGCCCCGGAGGCGGTGCGGGAGATCGTCTTAAAGGGCCGGGGGACGATGCCCGCCGTTCCCCTCTCCGAGGAGGAGCTTGGGGCCCTCTTGGACTACCTGGGAAGCCTCTAGCCATGAAGCGGCGCGACCTCTTCTTCTACCTTCCCGTGGCGGTGGCCGGGGGGTTTTTCGCCTGGTTCGGGGTGCGCACCTACAACCTCCGCTTCCGCCCCCGGCCCGAGGTGGGGGCGCCCACCTGGAAGGCGGGGCCCAAGGTGGCCGTGGCCCGGCTTGGGGAGCTTGGGGTGTGGCAGGCGAAGCCCTTCCTCTACCCCCTTCCCTTGGGGGAGCTTAAGGCCTTCCTCCTCCGCCTGCCCGAGCCCGCCCCCGGGGGGCTTTCCGTGGGGGAGGAGCACTACCTGGCCTTAAGCCGCATCTGCACCCACCAGGGGTGCACGGTGAACCTCGTCCCCGACCCCGAGGCGGCCTCCCTCCTCTACAACTTCCGCTACGAGCGGCCCTTTCTGGGCTGTCCTTGCCACTTCGGGGCCTTTGACCCCCTGCTTGGGGGGAAGGCCGTCTACGGCCCCCCTCGGTTTCCCTTGCCCCGCCTGCGCCTCGAGGCGGAAGGGGAGACCCTCTACGCCACCGGGCACGAGGTGCCCCTAAGGCCCATGGAAGGCGGGTGAAGACAAAGCCAAGGTCCCGCCCCAAGCTTGGGCGGGGCCCTCAGGAGGGGCCCATTAGTAGGGCTCGCCCTCCAGCATCTTCCGCTCCTGATCCACGGAGACCAGGGCCAGCTCAATGGGGTAGTGGGGCTCGTTCACCCCAGGGTGGGCTCCCGAGGGGATGAGGTTCACGTGGTTAATGCAGGTGATCCCCAGGGCCCTCAGGGTCTTCGTGCCGATGTCCACGTACTTCTGGCTCTCGTTACCGGGTTCCCCGCCCTTTCGTAGGCGAGGAAAGGGTCTTCAGGCAGGGTGCTCGGGTCCACGTAGAGGGTGCCGAGGCCGGAGATGAAGTTGGGGAGCGCCCCCTTCAGGGCCTCGCTCACGTTCACGTAGGGGGCCGAAGGGGGGCCTTCCGCACCTAGAGTATCTGGGCCAGGTCCAGGCCAAAGGCCACCGCCAAAGAGACCATCACGAGCGCTTTCGCCTTCCTCATATGTCTGCCTCTCTTAGGAGCCCTCTGGAGCTCCACCCTACCCTGCGGCCGGAGGGGGGTGGTGGATGAGGCCAAACCGGACGGGCTTTCTGCCCGTATGGTAGGGTGGAGGCGGATGGGCTTGCCCGCCGATTCCCTCTCCGACGAGGCCCTCCTCGCTTTGGTGGCCCGCGGGGACGAGGAGGCCTTCCGCGCCCTTTTCCGACGCTACGCGGGAAGCTTTCTCGCCTTGGCGCGCAGGATGGGCCTGGATGGGGCGGGGGCCGAGGATGTGGTGCAGGAGGCGATGATAAGGGTCTGGCAGAAGGCCAAGGAGTTTGACCCCAGGCGCGGGAGCGCCCGGGCGTTCCTCCTCACCTTGGGGCACCACGCGGCGGTGGACGAGGTGCGCAGGCGAGCCGCGAGGCCCCTTCCCCTGGAGCCCGATCCCGAGAGGGATGAGGAGGCTTTTGACCTTCCGGGTCCCGGGCTGGACGAGGAGGGCCACTTGGACCGTACCCGCCTTGGCCGGGCACTGAAGGCCCTGTCTCCGGAGGAGCAGCGGGTGATTGAGGTCCTCTACTACCAGGGCTACACCCACCGGGAGGCGGCAAGGCTTCTTGGTGTTCCCTTGGGAACCCTCAAAACCTGGGCCAGGAAGGCCCTCTTGAAGCTCAAGGAGGTGCTCCGTGAGCCCTGAAGAGGTCCGGGAACTCCTCCCCCTTTACGCCTTGGGGGCCCTCACCCCCGAGGAGCGGGCCCGGGTGGAGGAGGCCCTAAAGCGCTACCCCGAGCTCTGGACCGAGGCCAAGGCCCTTCTGGAGACGGCGGCGGAGCTCGCCGCGGGCCTTCCTCAGGAACCTTTGCCCTCAGGGCTCGAGGAGCGGGTCCTCCGCCGCATCCGCCCAAGGCGCCTTTCCCTTCTCCCCCTCCTCGCCCGGGCAGCCGCGGTCCTGGCCTTCCTCCTCGTGGGCTACGGGGCCTACTTCGGCCTCTCCTGGACCTTGAGCCTAGGGGCGCCCGCCACCCGGGTCTACGCCCTGGTGGGCCCCCAAGGGGGGGTGGTGGGGCATGCGGTGGTGCGCCAGGACGGGCGGGCCCTGGTGGTCCTGGGGGCCCTGCCCCCCCAAGGGCGGGTTTACCAAGCCTGGGGATTGGGGAAGGGCGATCCTGTACCCTTGCCCACCTTTCGCCTCCCCCTTAAGGTGGTGCGCTTGCCCGAGGGGGCCCAGGCCCTGGCGGTTTCCCTCGAGCCCCCGGGGGGAAGCCAAAGGCCCACGGAGATCCTAGGCTTGCCCAAGCTCTAGGGCAGGTAGGGCTTCAGGGCTTCCTGGGCCTCTTGGGGGAGGAGTGCCCGCTCCAGGGCCCGGTCGTTGGCCACAAAGGGAGGGCGGAGCAGGGGGTCTTGGAACGCTAGGCGGGCCTGGCGCACCAGGACGCGGTGCCCCGCCTCCACCCCCAAGATGGCCCCCGCCAGACGCAAGGCTTCGCCTTCTAAAAAGGGCAAAGCCCCTAGGTAGGCGCCTACGAAGGCCTCCTCCAGGGTTTCCAGGAGGCGGAGAACTGAGCTCTCATCACTTTGAGGGCTGGGGCTTGACAAGGGAAGAGAAGAGGGGGGTAAGTAAGGTGTGCCGCCCACCACCCCCCTTTCCCAAGTTATCACCCTCTGGGTCCATAAGGTCTTCGCCTCCCTCAGGAAAACCATCCGCTCCAACCTCGCCCTCTTCCTGTCCACCCTCCTCACTACCCCCCTGGACCCCACCCTCTCCGACCTCGCCCGCAGAACCCCCCTCCCCACCCTGGCCCAAAGCCGCCTCAATCGCCTCTGGCGCTTCCTCCATCACCCCACCCTGCAAGACCCCTGGGCCCTCACCGAAGCCCTCCTCCCCCTCCTCGTCCCTCGTTTCCCCAAAGACCGCCCCCTCCCCCTCATCGTGGACTGGACCTTCACAGAGGACGGTAGGCACCAAGCCCTGGTGGCCGCCCTTCCCCTCAAGGGAAGGGCCCTGGTGGTGGCCTTCGCTCTTCACCCCCTCTCCCCTTTCCCCAGTCAAAACCGGGTGGAGGAGGAGTTCCTCCACCGCCTGGGCCGCGCCGTCCAGGACCTGGGATATACCCCCCTCTTCCTCCTGGACCGCGGCTTTGACCGGGTCTCCCTGATGCGAAAGCTCCAGGGGTGGGGCATGGGCTTCCTCATCCGCCTGCGGCAGAACCGGGAGGTGGAACCCCAAGGGGGGAAGCGCCTTCCCCTGAAGGAGGGCTACCGGCGTGTGGTCCACCCCCTGCGGGAGGAGGTCCGCCTTTTCGGACACGGTGGGGAGGGGGTAGAAGTCACCCTCCTGGTGTACCCAGGGGGTCGGGATCCCTGGTATCTGGCCTATTCGGGCCCTTTTGGGGGGGAGCCGCCCTATGGGTGGCGGATGTGGATTGAAGAGGGGTTTAGGGACCTGAAGGGGCAGGGGTTTGGGCTGGACCGCCATCGGCTGCGGACGGGGGCGAGCCTCAGGGGGTGGTTATGGCTTCTGGCCTTGGGGATGGCGCTCTTGGTCCTTCTGGGGGCGCGCTTGCAGGGCAGGGAATGGCTTCCCCGGCTTCTGGCCCATCCCGAGCGGCAAAGCCTCTTCCGTCTGGGCCGGATCGCCCTGGCCCAGGGGCCCCCGCCTTGGAGGGAAGCAGTGGTGGAGGAGCTGGTCAGGTTGCTTCAGGAACTGGGGGGAGGAAAGTGATGAGAGCTCAGGGCGGAGAAGGGGGATGGGGCTTTGGAACACCTCGGGCAACCGGAACCTAAGGGTGGGCCTTCGGCCTAGGGCTTCCCGAAGGCGGCGCACGTGCTCTTCTTCCTGGGCTAAGTGGCTGCACGTTGATTTCGCAACACGGGTCGCCCGAAATAAGGCTTGGGAAGGTCCTTTTGGGGCCCCCACCGCGGCGAAAGCCGCGGTGGGGTACTTAGGAGGAAACGCCGGTAGGGCCCGATTGCGCCCATGCCCTCACCTCCTCAAGGGGTAGCCGGTCGGCCCCGTTTTTCCCGTAATGGGCCCGGGCGATGCGCAGGTCTTCGCCGATGAGGAACTCGGCGGGCATCCGAAAGAGCTCCCCGTCCGTGGAACCGTGGGGAATACCTAGGCGGAGGCCCTCGAGGTAATAGGGAAGGGCCTTTGGGTCCAATAGCCCCCACAGGGAGTTGCGGGTGCGGTAGAGGGCGTGCACCCGATCGTCCGGGTCGGCCAGGATGGGGAAGGGGGGATGCTGCCGCCCCACCCGCGTTCTTAGGGTTTCTAGGGGGGAGCCGAAGATCCCCACCACTTCCACCCCTAGGGCCCGAAGCTCGGGGTAGAGGGCTTTAAGCTCGTGCACCCGGCGGTTGCAAAAAGGGCATCCCCCGTGGCGGAAGAAGGCCAAGAGGGTTTTTTGGCCCCGCCTCTCCCCCAGGCTAAAAATCCTGCCGTCCAGGGCCTCCAGGGTAAAGGGGGGGGCGGGGTCCCCCGGGCGGAGAGCGGGCCCAGGACGGAAGGCCTCCCCCAGAAGTCCCAGGGCCTCCAAGGCCCGCACCCGGGGCACGAAGGCGCCCCAGGGGTAAAGTCCCCGGACTGCGGCTAGGGCGAGGGGCGTGCCGGTGGCGAAAAGGCCTAGGAAGCGCAGCTCCTCCGGCTCCAGGGACAAAAGCCGGCCGCCCGCAGGGCCCAGGTCCTCCGGGATGGCGAAGCGGGCCAGGGGGTCCATGGGGGGGCCCGGGGGATGGGCGTGGGCTTCTATCTCCTCCAGGAGGCGGCCTAAGCGGGGACCCAAGGGGGGAAGGTCCAGGGGGCGGAAGCTAAAGGAGGTGGGGCGGTCCCAGAAGGGGCTTAAGGCCACGAGGAAGCGGAGCCGCTGCGCCTCCTCCCCCCCGGGCAGGGCGGAGAGGCGGGCGCCTTGGGCGAGCGCCCCGGCGAGGGCCTGAAGCCCAAGGGCCTCGAGGACCCGCCCCACCCGGGGTACCAGGGGCCCGCCCAAAGCGACAAGCCTTCCCTCGGCAAGCTCCAGGGTGAGGCCGAGCCCCGGGGCAAAGTGCAGGGTAAGCCGGCCGGCATGCCGGTGGCGGGCGAAAAAGGAGAGGAGCTCCCTCGGCGTGGTTTCCCGAGTCAAGGTCCGGACCATCCTGTCCTTCTGTACGCAGAGGGGGAAGGTTCCGGATGAGGAAATCCAACCCCACCCCTTCTGCCGTAAGGAAGGGTGAGGGGGAGACCCCTCACCCTTGAAGGAGGTGGTTATGGAGCGGATTCTGGCGCGCAGGCAGTTCATGCGGGTGCTCACGGCCACCGGGCTCTCCGCGGCCTTCGCGGGAAGCCTCCTGGACCGGGCCTCGGCGGCCCGCGGGGGGCCCTCGGACGCGGACATCCTCCAGCTTGCCCTCACGGCCGAGTACCTGGCGGCGGACGCCTACACCAAGAGCCTCTTCGGCGGCTTCCAGGGCCTGGTGAAGGACTACCTCGAGGCCGCCCTGGCCCAGGAGGAGGCCCATGTGAAGGCCCTGCGGGACACCTTGAGCGCCCTCGGGGTGAGGCCCGTGGAGAAGCCCAGCTTCGCCTACCCCGTGGAGTTCCTCCCCCGGAACCAGCTCGCCATCCTAAGGCTTTTGAACGCCCTGGAGGACGCCTTCGTGGGGGCCTACCTCGGGGCCCTGCCCCTCATCCAGAGCAAGGACGTCCTCAAGGCCGCCGGGGCCATCCTGGGGAACGAGGCGGCCCACCGGGCCACGGTGCGGGCCTCGCGGATCCTCCTCGGGGACCAGGAGCTCCCCGGGCCCCGCTCCCCCGCGGACCGGGCCTTTGAGGTGGCCATCACCCCGGAGGAGGCGCAGAAGGCGGTTTCGGGATTTATCCGGAAGTGAGCCTGCTTGGGAGAGGCCCCGGGGGAGGCCCCGGGGCCTTCGCCACATCCAAACCCGGGGGTTGGGCCGTAGGGAAGGACGAGGGGGAAGAACCCAAGCCCCTCGGGGGAGGTTAGGTATGCGCAAGACGGTTTTGGAGGCGCGCTTGAGCCGTAGGGAGGCCCTGAGGCGGGCCGGGGCTCTGGGGGCGGGGGCGGTTTTGGGCGGGGCGGTCACCGCCTGCACCACCACCGCCCAGACCCCCAACCTGGACGTGGCTGTCCTCAACTTTGCCCTGAACCTGGAGTACCTGGAGGGCCTCTTCTACCTGGCGGCCACCGGCCGGCTAAGCGAGCTCAACCAGGTGGGGGGCAACGCCCAGATCGTCCTTCCCCCGGGCTTTGACGGCACGAGCCCGGTTCCGGGGCTTACGGGGGACCTCCTGGCCCTGGCCAACGAGATCGCCGACGACGAGAAGGCCCACGTCCTCTTCCTCCGCCAGGCCCTGGGCAGCCAGGCGGTGAACCGGCCCGTCATTGACTTCTACAACTCCTTCAACGCCATCAGGAGCGGCTTCAACCCCTTCAACGACCCCATCTCCTTCTTCGTGGGGGCCTTTGTCTTTGAGGACGTGGGGGTCACCGCCTACAACGGGGCCGCGCCCCTCATCACCGACAAGCAGAACGTCCTGGCCCCTGCGGCGGGGATCCTGGCCACGGAGGCCTACCACGCCGGGGCCATCCGCCGCTACCTCATTGAGGTCCGCAACCAGCCCGTCCCGGGCACGGGCCTCACGGTGGAGCAGCTGGCCAACGCCATCAGCAACGCCCGGAACACCCTGGCGGGCGGCGGCGACCAGGGCCTCACCGTGATGGGCACCCCCAACAACGTGGCTGCGGACCAAAACGGCGTGGCCTTCAGCCGCACCACGGACGGGGTCCTGAAGATCGTTTACCTCAACGCCCAGAAGCAGCCCGGCGGCTTCTTCCCTCAGGGCCTGAACGGGCAGATCAAGTAGCCCTTCCGGCCTTGGGCCCCCCGGCCGGGGGGCCCTTTATACTTGGGCCATGGGGGAGACCGAACGGGAGATCGTGGAAGAGCTGGGCTTCGGGATGGTGCCCAACGCCTTCGCCTGGGCCCGCGAGGTGCCGGAGGTCCAGACCGCCCTCTGGAAGGCCTTTCGCCACGTGGTCCTAAAGGGGATTCTCCCGAGGACGGTCAAGGAGATGATGGGGGTGGTGGCCTCGAGGCGGGCGGGCTCCGAGTACGCGGCCCGGGTCCACCTGCACGCCCTCATGGTCCAGGGGGTGGAGGCCCCCCTCCTCGAGGCCCTGGAGCGGGGAGAGGTCCCGGAGGGCCTCCCCCCCAAGGTGGCCGCCCTCCTCCGCTTCGCCCACGAGGCGGCCTTGGACCCCGGGAGGCCCGAGCTTCTCCGGCCCCTCCGGGAGGCCGGGCTCAGCGAGGCCGAGGTGAAGGAGGCCGTGGCCACCTTGGCCCTTTTCCGGATGGTGAACGCGTGGACCGACCTTCTGGCCATTCCGGTGGACGGGGTGTAGGCCCGGCCCCTCCGGGGGCCAGTAGGGGCGCCCTCTAGGGGAAAGGGTGGGGGTGTGCCGCAGGCTATGGGCCAGGAGTCCCTCCTCCTCCGCCTTCTCCTCCTGCACGAGGTTACGGCGGGCTTCTCCGAGCCCCCCTTTCTGGAGGTGCTGGCCCAGGCGGAGCGGGGGGTGGAGTGGGTCTTCCCCGGGGCCAGGCTGTTGGCCCTGCTTCCCGAGGAGGTGAGGGGCCTCCCCGGTCGGGGCCTGGGGCGCTTCCGGGGGCTTTTGGGGTACGGGGCCTACTTTCCTGGTCCCCCCCTGCCCCTCTACCTCTTCCTGGACCACCCCGGGGTGGAAAGGCCCGAGGAGCTCCGCCTCGCGGCCCTCTTTATGGAGCACCTCCTGGCGGCCCTAAGGGGCGCGGGCTACCGGGACGAGTTGGAGCGCCAGGCCCGCACCGACTGGCTCACGGGCCTGGGCAACCGCCGCGCCCTGGAGCGGGCCCTCCGGGAGGGGCTGGCCCGGGGCGAGGTCCTGATGGTCCTGGACCTGGACGGCCTGAAGGCGCTGAACGACCGCGAGGGGCACCTGGCCGGGGACGCCCTCCTCAGGCAGCTCGGGGCTTGCCTCCAGGGCCTGGCCCGCTCTCACGGGGGGCGGGCCTTTCGCCTCGGGGGGGACGAGTTCGCCCTGATCCTGCCGGAGAGGGCCTTGGGAGAGGCCCGGCGGGCCTTGGAGGCCTTCCCCGTGAGCCTGGGGGTGGCGCGGGCCGAGGAAGGCCAGGGCCAGGACCTTTTGGCCCTGGCGGATCTCAGG
This region of Thermus thermophilus genomic DNA includes:
- a CDS encoding Rieske 2Fe-2S domain-containing protein; this translates as MKRRDLFFYLPVAVAGGFFAWFGVRTYNLRFRPRPEVGAPTWKAGPKVAVARLGELGVWQAKPFLYPLPLGELKAFLLRLPEPAPGGLSVGEEHYLALSRICTHQGCTVNLVPDPEAASLLYNFRYERPFLGCPCHFGAFDPLLGGKAVYGPPRFPLPRLRLEAEGETLYATGHEVPLRPMEGG
- a CDS encoding peroxiredoxin-like family protein, producing MVRTLTRETTPRELLSFFARHRHAGRLTLHFAPGLGLTLELAEGRLVALGGPLVPRVGRVLEALGLQALAGALAQGARLSALPGGEEAQRLRFLVALSPFWDRPTSFSFRPLDLPPLGPRLGRLLEEIEAHAHPPGPPMDPLARFAIPEDLGPAGGRLLSLEPEELRFLGLFATGTPLALAAVRGLYPWGAFVPRVRALEALGLLGEAFRPGPALRPGDPAPPFTLEALDGRIFSLGERRGQKTLLAFFRHGGCPFCNRRVHELKALYPELRALGVEVVGIFGSPLETLRTRVGRQHPPFPILADPDDRVHALYRTRNSLWGLLDPKALPYYLEGLRLGIPHGSTDGELFRMPAEFLIGEDLRIARAHYGKNGADRLPLEEVRAWAQSGPTGVSS
- a CDS encoding sigma-70 family RNA polymerase sigma factor; amino-acid sequence: MGLPADSLSDEALLALVARGDEEAFRALFRRYAGSFLALARRMGLDGAGAEDVVQEAMIRVWQKAKEFDPRRGSARAFLLTLGHHAAVDEVRRRAARPLPLEPDPERDEEAFDLPGPGLDEEGHLDRTRLGRALKALSPEEQRVIEVLYYQGYTHREAARLLGVPLGTLKTWARKALLKLKEVLREP
- a CDS encoding ferritin-like domain-containing protein; this translates as MRKTVLEARLSRREALRRAGALGAGAVLGGAVTACTTTAQTPNLDVAVLNFALNLEYLEGLFYLAATGRLSELNQVGGNAQIVLPPGFDGTSPVPGLTGDLLALANEIADDEKAHVLFLRQALGSQAVNRPVIDFYNSFNAIRSGFNPFNDPISFFVGAFVFEDVGVTAYNGAAPLITDKQNVLAPAAGILATEAYHAGAIRRYLIEVRNQPVPGTGLTVEQLANAISNARNTLAGGGDQGLTVMGTPNNVAADQNGVAFSRTTDGVLKIVYLNAQKQPGGFFPQGLNGQIK
- a CDS encoding GGDEF domain-containing protein; translation: MPQAMGQESLLLRLLLLHEVTAGFSEPPFLEVLAQAERGVEWVFPGARLLALLPEEVRGLPGRGLGRFRGLLGYGAYFPGPPLPLYLFLDHPGVERPEELRLAALFMEHLLAALRGAGYRDELERQARTDWLTGLGNRRALERALREGLARGEVLMVLDLDGLKALNDREGHLAGDALLRQLGACLQGLARSHGGRAFRLGGDEFALILPERALGEARRALEAFPVSLGVARAEEGQGQDLLALADLRMYEEKRRKKGD
- a CDS encoding anti-sigma factor domain-containing protein, giving the protein MSPEEVRELLPLYALGALTPEERARVEEALKRYPELWTEAKALLETAAELAAGLPQEPLPSGLEERVLRRIRPRRLSLLPLLARAAAVLAFLLVGYGAYFGLSWTLSLGAPATRVYALVGPQGGVVGHAVVRQDGRALVVLGALPPQGRVYQAWGLGKGDPVPLPTFRLPLKVVRLPEGAQALAVSLEPPGGSQRPTEILGLPKL
- a CDS encoding ferritin-like domain-containing protein — protein: MVFLREAKTLWTQRVITWERGVVGGTPYLPPSSLPLSSPSPQSDESSVLRLLETLEEAFVGAYLGALPFLEGEALRLAGAILGVEAGHRVLVRQARLAFQDPLLRPPFVANDRALERALLPQEAQEALKPYLP
- a CDS encoding ferritin-like domain-containing protein, which encodes MERILARRQFMRVLTATGLSAAFAGSLLDRASAARGGPSDADILQLALTAEYLAADAYTKSLFGGFQGLVKDYLEAALAQEEAHVKALRDTLSALGVRPVEKPSFAYPVEFLPRNQLAILRLLNALEDAFVGAYLGALPLIQSKDVLKAAGAILGNEAAHRATVRASRILLGDQELPGPRSPADRAFEVAITPEEAQKAVSGFIRK
- a CDS encoding carboxymuconolactone decarboxylase family protein, translated to MGETEREIVEELGFGMVPNAFAWAREVPEVQTALWKAFRHVVLKGILPRTVKEMMGVVASRRAGSEYAARVHLHALMVQGVEAPLLEALERGEVPEGLPPKVAALLRFAHEAALDPGRPELLRPLREAGLSEAEVKEAVATLALFRMVNAWTDLLAIPVDGV
- a CDS encoding IS4 family transposase — protein: MPPTTPLSQVITLWVHKVFASLRKTIRSNLALFLSTLLTTPLDPTLSDLARRTPLPTLAQSRLNRLWRFLHHPTLQDPWALTEALLPLLVPRFPKDRPLPLIVDWTFTEDGRHQALVAALPLKGRALVVAFALHPLSPFPSQNRVEEEFLHRLGRAVQDLGYTPLFLLDRGFDRVSLMRKLQGWGMGFLIRLRQNREVEPQGGKRLPLKEGYRRVVHPLREEVRLFGHGGEGVEVTLLVYPGGRDPWYLAYSGPFGGEPPYGWRMWIEEGFRDLKGQGFGLDRHRLRTGASLRGWLWLLALGMALLVLLGARLQGREWLPRLLAHPERQSLFRLGRIALAQGPPPWREAVVEELVRLLQELGGGK
- a CDS encoding c-type cytochrome is translated as MTATLLFLALFLLGLLLALRPLLGPREPFPEPPRREELLRELEVLKEEVEALEGEERKRALARMVEVERLLEGYRPPAPRPFNPWPVALVLGAVVLLGVGLWRYTLPRLPGETTVTQRQEARELKALADKAKRTGEVEDLLAWGRKAYELQALDQAAEAYLEVLKKDPRNVEAVRRVGILLFMGGRPEEARIFLEIAQHADPKAAEGWLFLGNLYFQEGRMQEAIAAWERYLEAGGEAKERVEALIAMAKAQAQGGKDGKSVYEARCAACHGLQGEGGVGPRLKGNPILKAPEAVREIVLKGRGTMPAVPLSEEELGALLDYLGSL
- a CDS encoding cytochrome c-type biogenesis protein codes for the protein MRWVVLLLAFLLPALAQEAPPPDLSPEVFRIARELRCPVCQGESAAESNSGVAAEMRRIIAEMLQEGKTEEEIKAFFVERYGEWILYAPPRRGVTLWVWVLPVLGLLLLGLGLFAYFRPKPLPKELLEEAERRLKEPPR